The Catenuloplanes niger genome includes a window with the following:
- a CDS encoding dienelactone hydrolase family protein — MPAQDRVPSPPRRLSHRLARRVLTAIAVTAGLVGTASPQPAFAAANPYERGPAPTAAGVAAVTGPFATASLSVPRGNGFGGGVIYYPTDRSQGTFGGIAISPGLNGTWPGIAWLGPRLAGQGFIVFGIETNNLNDNPTSRGTQLLAALDYLAQRSTVRDRLDPGRLAVAGHSMGGGGALDAALRRPSLKAAIGNAPYLPSNNLSATRVPTLIYAMQNDTLVPPSQLVNLYNSVPATTERAYAEITGAGHNYIGQPSTTLARTMIPWLKIFVDDDTRYSQFLCPLADSSGIRQYRSSCPLVPAA, encoded by the coding sequence ATGCCAGCGCAGGACCGTGTCCCATCCCCGCCCCGACGGCTGTCGCACCGTCTCGCCCGACGAGTGCTGACCGCGATCGCCGTCACGGCCGGCCTGGTCGGCACCGCGTCGCCACAGCCCGCGTTCGCCGCGGCCAACCCGTACGAGCGCGGGCCGGCTCCGACCGCCGCCGGCGTGGCGGCCGTGACCGGCCCGTTCGCGACCGCGTCGCTGAGCGTGCCGCGCGGCAACGGCTTCGGCGGCGGCGTCATCTACTACCCGACCGACCGCAGCCAGGGCACGTTCGGCGGGATCGCCATCTCCCCCGGCCTCAACGGCACCTGGCCCGGCATCGCCTGGCTCGGACCGCGCCTGGCCGGTCAGGGCTTCATCGTCTTCGGCATCGAGACGAACAACCTCAACGACAACCCCACCAGCCGCGGTACGCAGCTGCTCGCCGCCCTCGACTACCTCGCCCAGCGCAGCACGGTCCGCGATCGGCTCGACCCGGGCAGATTGGCCGTGGCCGGGCACTCCATGGGCGGTGGCGGTGCGCTCGACGCCGCCCTGCGCCGCCCGTCGCTCAAGGCCGCCATCGGCAACGCGCCCTACCTGCCCTCGAACAACCTGTCCGCCACGCGGGTGCCGACCCTGATCTACGCGATGCAGAACGACACCCTGGTCCCGCCGTCGCAGCTCGTCAACCTGTACAACAGCGTCCCCGCCACGACCGAGCGCGCCTATGCCGAGATCACCGGTGCCGGCCACAACTACATCGGCCAGCCGAGCACCACACTCGCGCGCACCATGATCCCCTGGCTGAAGATCTTCGTCGACGACGACACCCGCTACAGCCAGTTCCTGTGCCCGCTGGCCGACTCGTCCGGCATCCGGCAGTACCGCAGCAGCTGCCCACTGGTACCGGCCGCGTGA
- a CDS encoding family 1 glycosylhydrolase — protein MPLYVTENGIATTDDTERLDYLHTHLAALARAVAEGVDVRGYLHWSAFDNFEWSEGYRPRFGLVAVGDDFTRTPKPSAYAFARVARTGRLGALHETSEQTSR, from the coding sequence TTGCCGCTCTACGTGACCGAGAACGGCATCGCCACGACCGACGACACCGAACGCCTCGACTACCTCCACACCCACCTGGCCGCGCTCGCCCGGGCCGTCGCGGAGGGCGTCGACGTCCGCGGATACCTGCACTGGTCGGCCTTCGACAACTTCGAGTGGAGCGAGGGCTACCGGCCACGCTTCGGCCTCGTCGCCGTCGGCGACGACTTCACCCGGACGCCCAAGCCCAGCGCGTACGCGTTCGCGCGCGTCGCCCGCACCGGCCGCCTCGGCGCCCTGCACGAGACCTCCGAGCAGACCTCACGATGA
- a CDS encoding family 1 glycosylhydrolase: MPRRVPLGLGHLGHQVEGGNTNNDWWDFEHDPASLARASSGDGIDHYHRYAEDFALLASLGHNTHRLSLEWSRIEPAPGEYSSAAIGHYRRVLTALRDSGMTAFVTLHHFTLPRWFAARGGWLAPDATGVFARYCRHVSAELGTLMPFVCTINEPQMVALHGYLEGYHPPGVTNVMKWKRVGGVLLEAHRAAVAAVRDQAGSRVGLAVQLPLLAPVDAETPAFLDIRHEIVDRYLEDPGGDWLGVQYYRKQWVDPAAPALFAPPPAGTALTQMGWAVHPDGLREMLHRAAEPGCRST, encoded by the coding sequence ATTCCCCGACGGGTTCCTCTGGGGCTCGGCCACCTCGGCCACCAGGTCGAAGGCGGCAACACCAACAACGACTGGTGGGACTTCGAACACGACCCGGCATCCCTGGCGCGGGCGTCGTCCGGCGACGGCATCGACCACTATCACCGGTACGCCGAGGACTTCGCGCTGCTGGCATCGCTGGGACACAACACTCACCGGCTGTCGCTGGAGTGGTCACGCATCGAGCCCGCGCCCGGCGAGTACAGCAGCGCCGCCATCGGCCACTACCGGCGGGTGCTGACCGCCCTGCGCGACAGCGGCATGACCGCCTTCGTCACCCTCCATCACTTCACGTTGCCACGCTGGTTCGCCGCCCGCGGCGGCTGGCTCGCCCCGGACGCCACCGGCGTCTTCGCCCGGTACTGCCGGCACGTGAGCGCCGAACTCGGCACGCTGATGCCGTTCGTCTGCACGATCAACGAACCGCAGATGGTGGCCCTGCACGGCTACCTCGAGGGCTACCACCCGCCGGGCGTCACCAACGTGATGAAGTGGAAACGCGTCGGGGGAGTCCTGCTCGAGGCACATCGGGCCGCCGTGGCCGCGGTCCGTGACCAGGCCGGCTCCCGGGTGGGGCTGGCGGTGCAGCTGCCGTTGCTGGCCCCGGTCGATGCGGAGACCCCCGCGTTCCTCGACATCCGTCACGAGATCGTCGACCGGTACCTCGAGGACCCCGGCGGTGACTGGCTCGGCGTGCAGTACTACCGCAAACAGTGGGTCGACCCGGCCGCCCCGGCCCTGTTCGCCCCGCCACCGGCCGGGACCGCGCTGACCCAGATGGGATGGGCCGTGCATCCCGACGGCCTGCGCGAGATGCTGCACCGCGCCGCGGAACCGGGTTGCCGCTCTACGTGA
- a CDS encoding family 78 glycoside hydrolase catalytic domain has translation MRRRTALGLSLAIPSASVLTGGPASAGDTGPGPRVVGLRVDGRAGSPLGLDTVNPVLSWRFAETGSPAADRQTAYQIRVYGDRLLWDSGRVDSDVQSGVRYGGPALTSRQRLSWHVRAWDAHRRATDWSARSTWEMGLLHQSDWGPARWIEYPGRAETQPMPIFARRFSTDPRRTIGRARLYLSGVGMHLATLNGRSLTDEVLAPGYANYQLSSEYRVYDVTRHLRRGDNTVGVRLGNGPAYVRRSVVNPAVGRTAPYSWWQSQLKGNGTLTADAPAGATTVTLSSVAGYHVGGTINVDTGDGGDRLESRVITAIGTDTVSFTPGLSTPHPAAAAVTGSGNNIAAGDASAGAAVTPRFIARLEITYTDGRETVIVSDRQWRTALGPLTTDAWYSGSDHDARREQPGWDRPGADLSATAKRRDGTPAGWIAAGIAPPPNLATKLVGRTAPPIVIADRLTPVSITNPAPGTWVFDLGQNIAGLPELRVKGVPAGTVIRMSPAESLAADGTVDQASLKGGGGSRGTDLFNTYTTAGVRGGETWRPDFNYFGMQWVQVTGLPEGYVPTKETITGLRVQADTPIAGAVSTSNARVDRIHRMAWYSFASNMMSVFTDCPGREKLSYPADYTMPMGAIHRDFDLSAYLRTHQRHLVEGQSVADTPMAGNVALKTPVYDWGYSGRFGDEINWGNAIILVPGFLRQLYGDTETAARYYAPMVRFADYIARQKAVGHIVDAALADWVSAEPVSGRITGTWGYYMMIKELAVLARLTGHQADADRYAALATDIKAAFHQAFYNTTTRRYTADGNAGTTGASQTAQALALDAGLVPDSERQAVLDALVELIYAFHPAGDGPHFSGGTIGMAPTVRALSTGGRDDVLWDLIQRDEQPSYGYFMEPTVANPGGMTTIGERWNRGDSKNHMILAQIEEWFHAGLAGIRAADGTTAYRDLVIAPKVVGDLTFVKGHYTTPQGTARTEWRRDGNRLRLTVTVPPNTTAVVHVPTLGGRVTGTPPRATLLRDAVYRVPSGTYTFTTR, from the coding sequence ATGAGACGGCGTACCGCACTCGGACTCTCCCTGGCGATCCCCTCCGCGAGCGTGCTGACCGGCGGTCCCGCCTCCGCCGGTGACACCGGTCCCGGCCCGCGCGTCGTCGGCCTGCGCGTCGACGGCCGCGCCGGCTCACCCCTCGGTCTCGACACCGTCAACCCGGTACTGAGCTGGCGCTTCGCCGAGACCGGCTCGCCGGCGGCAGACCGGCAGACCGCCTACCAGATCCGGGTGTACGGCGACCGGCTGCTCTGGGATTCCGGCAGGGTGGACTCCGACGTCCAGTCCGGGGTCCGTTACGGCGGCCCGGCCCTCACCTCCCGGCAGCGGCTCTCCTGGCACGTCCGCGCCTGGGACGCCCACCGGCGCGCCACCGACTGGAGCGCGCGGTCCACCTGGGAGATGGGCCTGCTGCACCAGTCCGACTGGGGTCCGGCCCGCTGGATCGAGTACCCCGGCCGGGCCGAGACGCAGCCGATGCCGATCTTCGCCCGGCGGTTCAGCACGGACCCGCGCCGCACCATCGGGCGGGCGCGGCTCTACCTCTCCGGCGTCGGCATGCACCTGGCCACGCTCAACGGGCGTTCGCTGACCGATGAGGTGCTCGCCCCGGGCTACGCCAACTACCAGCTCTCCAGCGAGTACCGCGTCTACGACGTCACCCGGCACCTGCGCAGGGGCGACAACACCGTGGGGGTACGGCTGGGCAACGGTCCCGCCTACGTGCGGCGCAGCGTCGTCAACCCGGCCGTCGGGCGCACCGCGCCGTACTCCTGGTGGCAGAGCCAGCTCAAGGGCAACGGCACGCTCACCGCGGACGCCCCGGCCGGCGCCACCACCGTCACGCTGAGCAGCGTCGCCGGCTACCACGTCGGCGGCACCATCAACGTGGACACCGGCGACGGCGGCGACCGGCTCGAATCCCGGGTGATCACCGCGATCGGCACGGACACGGTCAGCTTCACCCCCGGCCTGTCCACGCCTCATCCGGCCGCCGCGGCGGTGACCGGATCCGGCAACAACATCGCCGCCGGCGACGCCAGCGCGGGCGCGGCCGTCACACCCCGGTTCATCGCACGCCTCGAGATCACCTACACGGACGGCCGGGAGACCGTGATCGTCTCGGACCGGCAGTGGCGCACCGCGCTCGGCCCGCTGACCACCGACGCCTGGTACTCCGGCAGCGACCACGATGCCCGCCGCGAGCAGCCCGGCTGGGACCGGCCCGGCGCGGACCTGTCCGCGACGGCGAAACGGCGCGACGGCACCCCGGCCGGCTGGATCGCCGCCGGGATCGCCCCACCGCCCAACCTGGCGACGAAACTGGTCGGCCGGACCGCGCCGCCGATCGTGATCGCCGACCGCCTCACCCCGGTGTCGATCACCAATCCGGCGCCCGGCACCTGGGTGTTCGACCTCGGCCAGAACATCGCCGGCCTGCCCGAGCTGCGCGTGAAGGGGGTACCGGCCGGCACGGTGATCCGCATGTCGCCGGCCGAGTCACTGGCCGCGGACGGCACCGTGGACCAGGCGTCCCTGAAGGGCGGCGGCGGCAGCCGCGGCACCGACCTGTTCAACACCTACACCACCGCGGGGGTACGCGGCGGGGAAACCTGGCGGCCGGATTTCAACTACTTCGGCATGCAGTGGGTGCAGGTCACCGGCCTGCCCGAGGGGTACGTGCCGACGAAGGAGACGATCACCGGCCTGCGGGTGCAGGCGGACACCCCGATCGCGGGCGCGGTCAGCACGTCGAACGCCCGGGTCGACCGGATCCACCGAATGGCCTGGTACTCGTTCGCCAGCAACATGATGAGCGTGTTCACCGACTGCCCCGGCCGGGAGAAACTGTCCTACCCGGCCGACTACACGATGCCGATGGGCGCGATCCACCGTGACTTCGACCTGTCCGCCTACCTGCGCACCCATCAGCGGCATCTGGTCGAGGGCCAGTCGGTGGCGGACACCCCGATGGCGGGCAACGTCGCGCTGAAGACCCCGGTCTACGACTGGGGCTACAGCGGCCGCTTCGGCGACGAGATCAACTGGGGCAACGCGATCATTCTGGTGCCCGGCTTCCTGCGGCAGCTCTACGGCGACACCGAGACGGCGGCCCGGTACTACGCGCCGATGGTGCGGTTCGCCGACTACATCGCGCGGCAGAAGGCGGTCGGGCACATCGTCGACGCGGCCCTGGCCGACTGGGTGTCCGCCGAGCCGGTCTCCGGGCGGATCACCGGCACCTGGGGCTACTACATGATGATCAAGGAGTTGGCCGTGCTGGCCCGGCTGACCGGCCACCAGGCCGACGCCGACCGGTACGCAGCCCTCGCCACCGACATCAAGGCCGCGTTCCACCAGGCCTTCTACAACACGACGACGCGCCGCTACACCGCCGACGGCAACGCCGGCACCACGGGCGCCAGCCAGACCGCGCAGGCGCTCGCGCTCGACGCGGGCCTGGTCCCCGACTCCGAGCGGCAGGCGGTCCTCGACGCGCTGGTCGAGCTGATCTACGCGTTCCACCCGGCCGGGGACGGTCCGCACTTCAGCGGCGGCACCATCGGCATGGCCCCGACCGTGCGGGCACTGTCGACCGGCGGCCGCGACGACGTGCTGTGGGACCTCATCCAGCGCGACGAGCAGCCCAGCTACGGCTACTTCATGGAGCCGACCGTCGCCAACCCCGGCGGCATGACCACCATCGGCGAACGCTGGAACCGCGGCGACTCCAAGAACCACATGATCCTCGCCCAGATCGAGGAGTGGTTCCACGCCGGCCTGGCCGGCATCCGGGCCGCGGACGGCACCACCGCGTACCGCGACCTGGTCATCGCACCGAAGGTCGTCGGTGACCTGACGTTCGTCAAGGGCCACTACACCACCCCGCAGGGCACCGCCCGCACGGAGTGGAGACGCGACGGCAACCGGCTGCGCCTGACCGTGACCGTTCCGCCGAACACCACCGCGGTCGTGCACGTGCCGACGCTGGGCGGCCGGGTCACCGGCACCCCGCCCCGCGCGACGCTCCTGCGCGATGCCGTCTACCGGGTGCCGTCCGGCACCTACACCTTCACCACCCGATGA